Proteins co-encoded in one Bemisia tabaci chromosome 9, PGI_BMITA_v3 genomic window:
- the LOC109040215 gene encoding oxaloacetate tautomerase FAHD2A, mitochondrial, with translation MVLRVNHIFKHLNSQTITQIALPSLVTSEPLPPRNGKRYFSCGAAMRKRYVQFAKHKGGRMKLGVQLGDTDSDIIEISSLDAGTPNTLLDFLNLTSDRRKVVNRVVAEAKSVVNPKNVYFYPPITNPDKVICVGLNYKGHCDEQNKPYPQEPFFFSKFPSTIVGPNDEVIHPPNSKALDWEVELAVIIGKTARCVLKNDAMDYVFGFTVAQDISARDWQKHKNNGQWLIAKSMDTFCPLGPGIVTKESLRDVYNLQLKCAINGVEKQNGFTNDFVHNIDDVVAFLSHCFTLLPGDVILTGTPSGVGVFRNPREFLQPGDVLESEISEIGKLSNKIVAFSKN, from the exons ATGGTGCTCCGTGTCAAtcacatttttaaacatttgaacTCTCAAACCATCACGCAGATTGCTTTGCCATCCCTCGTCACGAGTGAGCCCCTGCCACCGAGAAATGGGAAACGTTACTTCTCCTGTGGAGCGGCCATGAGGAAACGATATGTCCAATTCGCAAAGCACAAAGGCGGGCGCATGAAATTGGGTGTTCAGCTGGGCGATACCGACTCTGACATCATTGAAATCAGCTCTCTGGATGCCGGAACCCCGAACACTCTCCTTGATTTTCTCAACCTGACATCGGACAGGCGCAAAGTGGTCAATCG GGTGGTAGCCGAGGCCAAGTCTGTTGTCAATCCTAAGAACGTGTATTTTTACCCTCCGATTACAAATCCAGATAAAGTTATTTGCGTCGGTCTCAATTACAAAGGTCACTGCGACGAACAGAACAAACCGTATCCTCAGGAGCCCTTTTTCTTCTCAAAGTTCCCGAGCACAATTGTAGGACCTAATGATGAAGTGATTCATCCTCCAAATTCGAAA GCCTTAGACTGGGAGGTGGAACTTGCTGTAATCATTGGTAAAACTGCAAGATgtgttttgaaaaatgatgCGATGGACTACGTTTTTGGATTCACAGTAGCTCAAGATATTTCAGCGAGAGATTGGCAGAAACATAAAAATAACGGTCAATGGCTGATCG CCAAAAGCATGGATACATTTTGCCCTTTGGGACCAGGTATCGTGACCAAGGAAAGTCTACGAGATGTCTACAATTTACAGTTGAAATGTGCAATTAATGGCGTGGAAAAACAGAACGGATTCACCAATGATTTTGTACACAACATCGATGATGTTGTAGCCTTCTTATCACA ttgtTTCACTCTCCTTCCTGGTGACGTTATCCTAACTGGCACGCCCTCGGGTGTTGGTGTGTTTCGAAACCCTAGAGAATTCCTACAg CCTGGAGATGTACTAGAGagtgaaatttctgaaataggTAAACTAAGCAATAAAATCGTGGCGTTCAGTAAGAACTGA